Within the Apus apus isolate bApuApu2 chromosome 8, bApuApu2.pri.cur, whole genome shotgun sequence genome, the region GTGGCAGAATCATCTACACAAGTTTCTCAAGCTTCAAGTATgtccaaatatttaaatataattgaaGGTGTCAGAAGTTTAGATACCTGATTACACATCAGCACCCCCCTTCCTGGGTACGTTACACATTAATACTAAGATAAGAGACAATAAAACATATTCCACAAATTTCTAGCTCTTACCATCACAAGGTAAACTCTCAACAAAACCAAGCACTAACTTCCTGAACCTGCAGGCAGCCGAAACAGTGACTCATGATGTGTGAACTCCCTTTGCGCCCTATTAGTTTTATCAGTGTCAGCTCTCAGCCTATTAATGACACCTGAAGGTCTTCATTAACTCTTTCACCACGGATTTCAGTAGGTAACACAGCTGGGCATAAATCCATGGGAGTAGTGGCATAATTTAAATGGCTggaaagaggggggggaaaagcagaagcaagaaaagaacagCAGACAAGCAGAAGACAGTTTTATAATAAAGCCTTCTCAGTGAGTAAAGCAAATAAAGCCAAAGTGGTAAAACAGCCTTAACAAGCTgctagaattttattttctcctttctgtgtctAAAACCAGTGGAAGTCAGAATACTGTTTGAGGGGAGGAAAGAATAAACTTggatctgccagctctgtacCTCCAACTTTGCATGAAGTCTGGGTCTGTTCAAAgtaaactgctgctgcttcccagtaCCACTACCAAAGAAAGCTGGGAGAGACTCTCATACCACACAGCTCCTTGCTTGCTGTGCCACTTGAGCAAAGACAAGGCTTTATCACCCAGTACAGAAGCAGACAGCTGAGCAGTACGTGTATCTTTCCAGATAACCACGAGCTAGTTTCTCTGCTAAACATGGCCACACAGCACATCAAAAAGAGCGTCTGCATTTGGGGTCCGTTACTGTTCCTTACTCACAGTGCTCATGGCCAAGTTTCTGAAGTAGACATCACTTTAAAACTTGCTGTTCAGGGCAGGGTTACTGAGAACTGTCTCACCAGTGCAACACAGTTAGCAGCCTACAGTCTTTTGAGTAAGTAGGACAAGTTCTTCCTTATCATTATATAAAGTGATTAATTTCTCACAGATAATCATGCCTGTTACTACAATTTATATGAAGTATTAGAAGCTGtgcaaaatgaatgcaaaatacATTCCTTTCTGAATCCTTAATCAGAATGGTTAAACACAAGACAAATCTGATAACATCCTGAGCTACGAAAAAATGCTACCAGCCTGAAATCTAACCTTATTTGCACAAAGAGGAGTTTGTCAGCTGGGTCAGCAATCCTCTTAAAGTAGGCACAACTGCTAGAAAATTTCAACGgtttaactttttctttaagtCATTTCCTGCTTTAATCAGAAGTAGCACAACTCTACAGCACGGCTGCTGCCTGCACGGGCAGAGGTACAATCTCCCAGCAGTGTCAGCCCAAGCTGCAGTGAGCACAAGGCAGCCTTACTGCAGATCTCTCGCTCCACACACTGATTTGTCTGGGAGGCACCTTCtccaccccacacacacagctgCTCCACTATAAGACCTACGAGCAGCAGGGACTATTTTATCCTAAAGTCTGGGAAGGCCTACAGTATAACTCAGCTCATATCTTCACATAATGGTgctactgtttttaaaaatacaaatacatatagCCCACCTGTATCTCATGCCTCCAAACTGCAGTAAACATTAACGACATTAACCTGCTGCTAATTAGTAACACTGCTTTCCCTGAAAGTCTTCTCTCAAAGAAGTCAATTAAGTGCAGTTTTAGCCATCACCTTTGCTACCCTTTGGAGTAGTCTGACAAGTCTATGGGAGTCACAGACATGCTTCCTTTCTCAGGTCCTTCGATGAGTCTGCTCAGACTACACACCTTTATTACAACTAACAGCTCCAAATTACTTTTCTATAAAGAAAAGTCATTGTAAGGTTGTACTTTCCCCTGTTTACACATCTTTGCCCAAGTGCTGTCCTTTCTACTCAATGCAAAGGACAGTTACCTGTAGAGCTTTCACCATGTAAGGGCACCCAAATCATATCCTAATGCAAGTGCTTAACTGCAAATTCAACAGCAGGATAAAAATCAAGAATCTGTGTTACAAACCCTCAAGTCTTCCAAGATATCTCACCTGATGTCCCTGAGACAGAACACTTCTGCTTTTAACAACACTGCAATACAGTGGTGTTCATAAACCCATTTTAGCCTGGCTGTCATTTGAGCATTTTAGAATGCAgtcagaggaaagcagagaagactTTCTTGCATACTGAGGAATTATGTGCAAAAGGAGTTCTTCCTCTTTGATTTGGAGGAGGTCATATTGTTTGTGCATTAAGCAGCTCTCAGGTTCTTTTCTGCCCTGTTTTGAGAGAAGTAATCACACTTGCAGCCTGAGAACAACAGGTACACTTCACTACTTGCCTAAATGCTTTGTTGTTTTagcagtctttaaaaaaaaaaaaaagtagcccAGCTAAACTTCAGTACAACTTCCTGAAAACATGAACTTACACAACAGATCTGACAACTGTAAGGTTGatctttttccctttaaaaaaaaaagatacttttatGGCATTATAAAATTCATACCTGTCTTCATCACCATCAACAGGAATAGATATGCCAAACACAGAGCTGGCAAAACTGTTCATAGGAGTACTTGCAGGTAACTGAAGAGGATTTGCTAGAGTGTCTGGAATGGGAGGTTTCACAAGAGGTTTATTTTCAGCTGTAAGAGAAACTGGTGGCTGAGGTAGGGGTTCCGATTTTCTTCTAGTATCATCAATCTGGCCTACTAAGGACTGAGCTTGAGTCTGAAACTGCCCCAGGTTTGACTGTGGCAGATTAGCAGGTCCGCTGGAGGTGCCCTGCATCAGCGAGTGTCCCACGTGCTGCTGGACCCCGCCGGtgctcctgctggcagcagagtgGCTGGGCAGCTGCGACTGGCCCAGCGACACAGGGACGTTTGGCATAGTGACAGAGGTGGTGGTGGACACACCAGGCACACCCGCAGGCACATTCTGAACTCCAGAGACCACGGCGTGGGCAGCACCAGGCATCCCGGACACTTGACTGCTTCCACCCATTGGATGCTGAGTCACAGATTTCTGTTGCACAACCCCTGCCTGCCCAATGCCCTGCTGCACCACACCTCCGGCCTGCGGAACAGCAGCCTGACCAGCTTGTGTCTGCCCGCCCTGCATTAATCCTGAGCCCTGTCCGACCGCTTCGCCAGGCTGCGCCGACACCCCCATGGCTGGCGCACCCACAGGTGAGGGGTTCTGGCCAGCCACCTGCCCCACAGGAAGGCTGGAAGCCACAGTACTTGGAACAGAGCCCACAGCAGCCTGTTGAATAGCTCCTTGAGACTGCATAATTGTCATGTGCTGCATGTATTCGGTCTGACCAGAAGGCTGCGTCGGCAGTAGATGCACCGGTGGAATCTGGGACTGAGAATAAGCAAATTGTTGAGGCTGAGTCACTGGTATGTTTGCTTGCTGCACCTGCTGCTGAGCCGCAGGAATGCTTGGCTGCCCCACTGCCACATTTGGAGGTGCCATGCCTTTCCCGTTGGGTCCAGCCTGTGCAACACCCGGCGTGTTTCCCTGTGGCTGAGATTGCTGGGGCACCATCATCTGCTGATTTGCTACCGAAGCCCCGGAAAACATAGGCTGAGCAGTACTTTGAGGCACGGCCCCACCTACGGGTTGTTGTGGCTGCTGTTGTTGCCCAATGACAAAATTAGGTTGCTGTAGAGAGGACTGGTTCATTTTCTCTGTCTGGAGCAGCTGTGACACAGCAGCCAGGGAACTGTCAGCTATAGAATCGGGGCCGTGGGCCGACGCTGGCACAGCCGAGACCACGACAGAACCCCCGGTGGCACCAAGGCCGCTGTCCCtgtcctgagcagcctgctcgAAGGTGCTGCTGTGCCGAATGCAATCTCCAGTCCTGCCCAAGACACCACCACCATCCGAGTCCCGGTCATAATACTCCATACACGTCCATCGTCCTCGCCTGTAGGGCTCACCTGTGCCATGGTCCAGCTTGATCACCCTGAAGCgcgagctgcaggcagcagccaccgTCTGAGCCGCGGCCCCAGCGGGGGCAGGAGGCCCGGCGGGAGGCAGGGCGGCCTGGgcgctgctgcctcctgccgcgggggcaggcaggggcaccGCGGAGCTCTTGGGCACAGCCCCCCCGTTGGGGGCTGCAGCGGAGGGAGCCgctgagggagctgcagccGCCCCACCGGCGGCCGCGGCCAGATGCCCGTCCAAGAGGAGGTTGGGAGAGACGCTGCCAGGAGTTTCGGCCTCGCCCACGTTGTTGAGCGTCTCTTCGGAGGAGCTCCGCTCGCAGACATCCTCGGGGCCATAGTCAGTGGCTCGGGAAACATCGAAGATTTCCGAAGACACGTCCTCGGTGCGGGACTCATCCGGGTCGTCCAGGCTCTCGGTGTCCTCGGTGATGCTGCTGGCCACCTGCGCCGTGGTCACGCTGGTGATCTGGAAGCAGCTCTTCTTCTTGGCCGGCATCTTGGACATGTTTCCTCCGCGGggaggggccgggccggccGGGGCGAGGCGGGCGCAGCGCCGGGGCGGGCTGTCACGACGTGCCGGACGGGCCCCCGGCGCTACCGCACATCCTCCGGCGGCTTCctgcggcgggcgggcggcggcgggactcctcctcttcctccccgtCCGCAgccctcctcccgccgccgggccgcgggccgcctcctcctccccgccgcagcccccgcgccgagcgcggcggggccggccgAGCGCTCCGCCGCTTCctgccgggccccgcggcgacgggccccgcggcggccggGCGAGGCGCAGGCGGCCCCGGCTCCCCCCGGCTCCCGCCCGCCCTGTCTCCGCGCTCTACCTGGAGACGAGCGCCAGGCGCATCCTGCTCGGAACCAGCCCGCGGGCTCACCCGGCAGGCAGCCCCTGCCGCGGGGCGGAGGGCCGGGGCGGAGGGCCGGCGCGGCGGCTCCAACGGCGGCGGCGCAGAGGACGAGGCGGAGCGGagcgcgggcgggcggccccgcAGCGCTGGGCGGCCCCGGGAGCGCGGCCCGGGAGCGCGGGCCCGACTGCGGCTCCGCTCGCCCAAGATGGGGCTCAAGTTCTGCTGCGCGGCACCCTGGGAAGGCGCGCGGGCCACGCCCCCGCGCAGCGGCGTGATGGCGTCACggccgggcgggggggcggTCCCGCCTCGCGCGGGGCTGagcggggccgtgcggggctgAGCGGGGTGTGTGCGGGAGCGGGGCCGTGCGGGGTGTGTGCGGGAGCGGGGCCGTGCGGGGTGTGTGCGGGGTGTGTGCGGGATGTGTGCGGGAGCGGGGCCGTGCGGGGTGTGTGCGGGGTGTGTGCGGGAGCGGGGCCGTGCGGGATGTGTGCGGGAGCGGGGCCGTGCGGGATGTGTGCGGGGTGTGTGCGGGAGCGGGGCCGTGCGGGGTGTGTGCGGGATGTGTGCGGGAGCGGGGCCGTGCGGGGTGTGTGCGGAGCGGCCCGGCCAGCCGCCCCCGCGGCGGGAGGCGAAGGGAGGGCGCCGGCCGCAGCGCGCGGCTGCCAGGGGTGCCCCGCACGCCGGTTGGCACTGCAGACGCCAACGGGGGCAGCGGGAGCGCTGCTCGTTCCTTTTTTGGGGCTCCCGTGAAAGCCGCAGGGAGGTGCGGcagcgggggctgcgcggggcaCGGGGCTGCTGCGGGTGGCAGCGCTGATCCTCGGGCGGTGTCAGGCGGACGGGGAGGAGCgggctgcaggaagcagccagGGCCTGCGGTCACTGGTGTGTACGGATCTTTGAAAATGCCTTCATcttcaaactgaaataatggGGCATCACCACCCTCAGCGTTCAGGGCAACATACGATAGGTCCTTGCTGCGTGGGATACCTCCTGAAACCACCGTCCCCGCAGCCCAGCCGCAGGGACTCCCGCACCGCGATGCAGGACGCGGCCACTCCCTGCAGCAGTCACTCAGTCCACGGGGCAGCCTGTGGAGGACTGTTCATCATGAGCAAAGGTGGCACAATCTCCCCCAAACTGTAAAGagttaacattttctttactgTAGAATAGTATGGTTTAacttcttcactatgagggtggtagaacaggctgcccaggaagctgtggctgccccatccctggcagtgctgaagggcaggttggatggggcttggagcagcctgggctgctgggaggtgtccctgcccgtgcaggggtgggactggatggtattcaaggttccttccaacccaaaccattttatgattctatgattctaaatatGCAACAATATAAGGTAGTTGTTAAGATGCTCATTGGCCAACTATGGGATCGGCGTGTGGTATTTCATCTCAGTAGAATGTGAAATCAACACAGTTAACCTGCTAGACCTGCCCCTATGTGTGATCTTTCAAAGTTACTATACGAAGGAGACAGATAGATGATTAGTGGGGTGAAGTTACTTCCCACCCTATAGGTAACAGACTTGTAAGAGACAGGGTAGCACTTCCCAAAACAGGGAGCACCAGTCGGCTGTGGAACAGTCGTGTGCTAAGCTGTCAGGTGTTTTtcctggcagcacagcaaaccaaaatgaaaagctgttttattctcatttttatgCAGCTACTATATTACTTTAGTGTGTGGAAATATGAGTTAGCAGAGTGGTCTTCTAATTTAGATAGGTCTGAAACTTGAAATCTCAAACATGCTATTTTAGAATCCATTAGTTTGTAAGTGCTGCTGTTCAGAATAAATTAACATTTGAAGTTACAGAATTCTAAATCCCAAACTGAAACAGTTATTTGCTAAGCAGTGAATATATGAATATTTTAACTCAAGCTAAAATGTAATGAGGAATGACTGACACTCAGTGTGGTCTAGCAAAGGGGAATGGGAAATTGGTAAAAGGTAAAACAGGGAAAGGATGAGGAACAAGAATAAAGAGGACAAACTCATTCACTAACGAAACAGAAAGGTTTCTGAGAAGTCAAGTATAAAATTGCTACAGCCCATGACCAGGTTAGCCAAGACACACACAAATAACCCACACAATGGCCTTGGCAGCATTACACCGATAATATTTTTGCAAGGTTGAATTAGTGCTGAACAATATTCTAATATGTTTGGCACAAACATACTGATATTTTTATGAAGTGTCAAGCATGTATACAttcctttttttgccttcaagAAAAGCATCTGCCACAGCTAGTGAAAAGAACTTCCCCGCTGGCTCCTGTTGGTGTTTCTGTGTCGGCTACACGGGGCTCTCCTGCCTTCCGTGTGTATGTGCCCCTGGTCCTGTTTTTTGAGATCTGGCAGGCAGTGGTGAGGGCAGCAGACTCCTTTTCAGTGCTCCTGTGTGCAATTGTTCCACACACTGTCCATCTCCTCCCACCATGAGACATTTCAGTAAGAGGATCCCTTGCAGGCTTTCAGTAGCAATGAGAGCTACCAGCAGCTTTCCACACTGGTGGGTCTCCTGTTTGGGGGCTGCAGGTGAATCTGCATATTTTGGCATTTAAGTCTCATGCACCAGTCACACCAAAGACATGTATCTTTCACAAATCtcagaggctgagagagcagaAATGCTCTAACAGGtgagagaagactgaaaaagaaGCTCCTCTGTAGAGTGTAAGGTATGGCCTCAAACACTGACCTCATGTATGTAtccagtgaaaataaaataaaatgtgtttgtttgtttacgtgacattaaaagaggaaaaggtcTTTCCCCCTGATGGTAGCTTTCATCTATTCAGTGCTCAGACAGGGACAGAACCTGCCAGTTAAAACCCCCTTACAGAGCTTACACAGGCACACACAAGCTCACACCTAGAGAGGTGTTTGTGCATGTACACAGGTGTAGAGACACAGGTGTATGtccatttaaaattttgaaaatcccTAAtgataacattaaaaaatacaatattttttaaaaagaaagctgtagGGAATATAAAAGGAAGTTGGACTGTTTGTTGGCATCTGGAGTTCATGGGCTCAAATTGCTTAGCCTTTAATAGCATTAAGTGCTGACTGCTGAAGATTAAACACCAGCCTGGGGAAGCAGCATGATCTAACAGGGCACTTGCCTCGTACCAGGAGCCCAGGCTGGAACACTCTGCGTGTGGAACTCCATGGGAAAAGATTTTTTACTTTAGCCTTACACCTAAGGGGGTGTTTATGGGCAGTGTGGCCTCATACAAGTTATTTTTCCCTCCccatgtctctttttttttttccctgtcccaTCTATCACCCTCCTTTCTGCAGACACAGGGACgtccccagggctctgcctgccttTTCTGTGTGTTGAGACACACGTTTTAGTCAGGCTCTGTGATCCTGTCTTGGTAACATACTGGCACAATAATGGAACATGTGATAAGCAATTAATTAATCATTAGGTTCTTTTCAAATTTGAACAGAAATTTTGGAGTTactaaaaccaaaactttcACATATGTGAACTGAGGTTTTCAAGTTTGGTATTTTAAGAGTGCACACCCTCTCAGGTGACTTGTATCAAGATCCTGCATTAGCaacttaaatattaaaacaaaaagtaatatCAGAACTTCCTTTCCTTCACCGTAATCTGTGCATTTTCCAATTTATTAAACTAGTGGTGCTAGACAGACACTCATCTAAattcttcttgttttttaaattcatcTAAATTACCACAAATTATCTGAAACCAGACTGAGATGCCATGGTAATTTGAAGTGTAAGTGCTTTTGAATTTCAAGTTGCAAGACACTGACTGCAAGACCTGGAAGAGAAATTCCAGGTTACAGACTTATGGAGGGAAGAAGGACGTGGAAAAGGGCAAATGAGTTGCTTGAATGTCTAAGTaagatttttgcatttttaaaggcCACTAATTATCAAGAGAACCAgtgaacagcagctgcagtaTTTAGCTTTAGGCTCTTAAGAGTCTCATGTGACAAAAAGCATGGAAATTTCCTCTTTCCTGACCCTAGCAAAATTGCTCTTCTTTGTTTTTGCAGTGTTCATTGTCTTCTATATGGAAAATAATAGGCACTAAATACAACAACTAATGAATAAAAATTAGCATGACCCAGAAATGAGAGCAAATGAAAGCTGTTGCACACATGGAAACACATTTAAAGTGCAAATATAAATGAGTTAAGTGTTATGAAATCTCATCAGCTGTGGTTAGCCTGACCCTGACCCCTTCAAGCCCCACTGGAAGTCGGTGGGAACCGTGTTCTCCTGAGCTGGGACATGTTAAAGTCTGCAAGGAACATCTGCACAGGGCAAGGAACGCTCTTCACCTTGGGTACCTTGActctgcctgtcccagctggTGCTGCACCTGATGGTGCTGCTGGACTGGGAACAGTCCTCTGTGCAGTGCATCGTGTCAAAGAGCCTTGTGCACACCTAAAGCCTTGTGTAAATAATTTAGGGAGGTGGCAGCATAAAATGGAACGGTTGCCTAAAGAGTTTCACCAGGGGCTGTCAGTAAATAGACTCGTCATTGTCAATGACTTCTGGGCTGCACAAGCTCCTGCGTGGCttcatttgtttggtttggctgTTCTCATTTACATCGTTGTTCCCAGACTTGCTCGCTGCTGTATTTTGAATCACCTGTGGTTTAGAGGCAGAAGAAGATAAGTATAAATCAAATCTCAGCTGAAAATCCAGTTTGGAATTGTAGTACGTTCTTgatgctggaaaaaaagtatgtattttgAAGTGATTACAATGCAATTACCATGTGCTGGCACTAGCAGTGAGTTACAGCTGCAGGATAACGCTTTCAGGGAAGGCACAGAGCAGACCTGGGTTTGGTCCATACCTTAAAAGCTAGGAAATAAATCCCTGCTTCAGGACAAATAAATCAGGTTGATCTGGCTTCTCTTTCACAGTTTGAACATGAAATAGTTTGTAAACTGTTGATGTTCAGTTAATACGCTGGAATGCAGTGAAATTTAGAGGCACACAACATTTCTTCAATTTAATGTATAAATAGATGACAGCATTTTCAGCATTCCAGCCTTATGCTCAAGTGGAATCCAGACCAGGTTTCATTTAACCTAGCAAGGTGACTGGCTTCAGATCTCTCCCATGGAGTCCAGCAGCGTATTCTCTCCTATTTTCCAAACTCATACTGAATAAAGACTAATAGCATTAGAGGAGAAAATCCACATCTCTTTGATAGACTTTGTgtgttttaaatctttctttttggCACAAGTGTATTTTAATGGGACATTTCAATAATTCAGTGCTGGACTTCCTGGAATCTAGGTTGCTCTTTTTCCTGAATAATTCTTTAAAACAGTAAGTAATCACTTTACTTTGTGTATAAACAATTATTCAGGTTTCTTACTGGCTATATCAATTATCTCCCAGTGTTAAAAGcacttatttttcaattaacATTGGATGTTGTCTAAGCCAAAAGGCAATGTACACACATTTCAGATATCCAGTCAGCTCCTTTAAATAGTCTGTGGCAGGACTTATCTATAAGGGTAGATCAGTTTGCAGTCTGAGTTCCTGAAGTGTAGGTAGGTCCTGATGTAACGTTTGTAGCGTAAGGGTAGGAGGAAGCCTGGGAGAGAATCTATTTCTAAGATGAGAGAGCAGTTACGGAGTCGACATGAAAGCGACTGCAACtctgtaataataatatttagaTGGCATATTCAAATAGGCTTTCCAGGCAGACCTGACTTTGGAGTGGTGATGTCTGTGCTCTGTAACTAGCCAAGACAACATTCAGTTTGTTCAAGTATGTGAGATACTGGGGTTCAAAGGTGAACCTGTGTCTGTGCCCCTCACACTTCACTTCAGAGCACGCGatgccttttcttcccctttttacTTGTTAAGCCCAGTCAAGAGCAAAGAGTAGAGCTGGATAAATAAAGGTGTGTGGGGCCTTCTACATATTTAGGTTCCGAGTAATTTTTGACAGATCTATTGCTACCAGTGGGATACTGATTAGCCAAACTGGTTCCCTGGCCTTTTTTTGTATAAACATGCTACTTAAAAGTCACATTCCACAACAGCTGCTACTTACCTACAAAAGCACAAATACCGATTTTGTAGTGGATTGATGGGTTCTCTGGCTCCCAATGGAAGCTGTATCAAAACATGAGGCCTCTGCAATCTCCTGTTGCTAATTCCTGCTTTTCTCATCAAATTGTACAGGTACTATAAAGCCCTGTGACTGCACCTACTGAAACACTCATCCTGACAGACACTAACATGATGTGGTGGATATAAACCTAAATTCTGCTCACTTAAGTCACACTTAACAGCACTTCCTgctgttaattttgttttaaaacttacACAAGTAGTTCCACTGAAACAGGGTTGTCAGTGAAATTGAGAGAttactcagaaaaagaaaaaaagttaaaagtaGACAAGCCTTAGTTGGTTATCATGACAtgaattttctattttaattatgATTATTTTCTAACAGAAcacttccattttccttttgcagtttcCCTGCTGTAGCAGGCAATTCTAATAGTAGCAATTCTGTATTGATGCCTATGAAAATTAATTG harbors:
- the TSC22D2 gene encoding TSC22 domain family protein 2 isoform X1, translated to MSKMPAKKKSCFQITSVTTAQVASSITEDTESLDDPDESRTEDVSSEIFDVSRATDYGPEDVCERSSSEETLNNVGEAETPGSVSPNLLLDGHLAAAAGGAAAAPSAAPSAAAPNGGAVPKSSAVPLPAPAAGGSSAQAALPPAGPPAPAGAAAQTVAAACSSRFRVIKLDHGTGEPYRRGRWTCMEYYDRDSDGGGVLGRTGDCIRHSSTFEQAAQDRDSGLGATGGSVVVSAVPASAHGPDSIADSSLAAVSQLLQTEKMNQSSLQQPNFVIGQQQQPQQPVGGAVPQSTAQPMFSGASVANQQMMVPQQSQPQGNTPGVAQAGPNGKGMAPPNVAVGQPSIPAAQQQVQQANIPVTQPQQFAYSQSQIPPVHLLPTQPSGQTEYMQHMTIMQSQGAIQQAAVGSVPSTVASSLPVGQVAGQNPSPVGAPAMGVSAQPGEAVGQGSGLMQGGQTQAGQAAVPQAGGVVQQGIGQAGVVQQKSVTQHPMGGSSQVSGMPGAAHAVVSGVQNVPAGVPGVSTTTSVTMPNVPVSLGQSQLPSHSAASRSTGGVQQHVGHSLMQGTSSGPANLPQSNLGQFQTQAQSLVGQIDDTRRKSEPLPQPPVSLTAENKPLVKPPIPDTLANPLQLPASTPMNSFASSVFGISIPVDGDEDRNPSAAFYQAFHFNKLRESKTFWDSASGASVVAIDNKIEQAMDLVKSHLMYAVREEVEVLKEQIKELVERNSLLERENALLKSLSNNEQLSQLSAQQANPSSTSQAALAQPPQPAQPPQPPNVSSA
- the TSC22D2 gene encoding TSC22 domain family protein 2 isoform X2; translation: MSKMPAKKKSCFQITSVTTAQVASSITEDTESLDDPDESRTEDVSSEIFDVSRATDYGPEDVCERSSSEETLNNVGEAETPGSVSPNLLLDGHLAAAAGGAAAAPSAAPSAAAPNGGAVPKSSAVPLPAPAAGGSSAQAALPPAGPPAPAGAAAQTVAAACSSRFRVIKLDHGTGEPYRRGRWTCMEYYDRDSDGGGVLGRTGDCIRHSSTFEQAAQDRDSGLGATGGSVVVSAVPASAHGPDSIADSSLAAVSQLLQTEKMNQSSLQQPNFVIGQQQQPQQPVGGAVPQSTAQPMFSGASVANQQMMVPQQSQPQGNTPGVAQAGPNGKGMAPPNVAVGQPSIPAAQQQVQQANIPVTQPQQFAYSQSQIPPVHLLPTQPSGQTEYMQHMTIMQSQGAIQQAAVGSVPSTVASSLPVGQVAGQNPSPVGAPAMGVSAQPGEAVGQGSGLMQGGQTQAGQAAVPQAGGVVQQGIGQAGVVQQKSVTQHPMGGSSQVSGMPGAAHAVVSGVQNVPAGVPGVSTTTSVTMPNVPVSLGQSQLPSHSAASRSTGGVQQHVGHSLMQGTSSGPANLPQSNLGQFQTQAQSLVGQIDDTRRKSEPLPQPPVSLTAENKPLVKPPIPDTLANPLQLPASTPMNSFASSVFGISIPVDGDEDSASGASVVAIDNKIEQAMDLVKSHLMYAVREEVEVLKEQIKELVERNSLLERENALLKSLSNNEQLSQLSAQQANPSSTSQAALAQPPQPAQPPQPPNVSSA
- the TSC22D2 gene encoding TSC22 domain family protein 2 isoform X3; protein product: MSKMPAKKKSCFQITSVTTAQVASSITEDTESLDDPDESRTEDVSSEIFDVSRATDYGPEDVCERSSSEETLNNVGEAETPGSVSPNLLLDGHLAAAAGGAAAAPSAAPSAAAPNGGAVPKSSAVPLPAPAAGGSSAQAALPPAGPPAPAGAAAQTVAAACSSRFRVIKLDHGTGEPYRRGRWTCMEYYDRDSDGGGVLGRTGDCIRHSSTFEQAAQDRDSGLGATGGSVVVSAVPASAHGPDSIADSSLAAVSQLLQTEKMNQSSLQQPNFVIGQQQQPQQPVGGAVPQSTAQPMFSGASVANQQMMVPQQSQPQGNTPGVAQAGPNGKGMAPPNVAVGQPSIPAAQQQVQQANIPVTQPQQFAYSQSQIPPVHLLPTQPSGQTEYMQHMTIMQSQGAIQQAAVGSVPSTVASSLPVGQVAGQNPSPVGAPAMGVSAQPGEAVGQGSGLMQGGQTQAGQAAVPQAGGVVQQGIGQAGVVQQKSVTQHPMGGSSQVSGMPGAAHAVVSGVQNVPAGVPGVSTTTSVTMPNVPVSLGQSQLPSHSAASRSTGGVQQHVGHSLMQGTSSGPANLPQSNLGQFQTQAQSLVGQIDDTRRKSEPLPQPPVSLTAENKPLVKPPIPDTLANPLQLPASTPMNSFASSVFGISIPVDGDEDRNPSAAFYQAFHFNKLRESKTFWDRYGCLSMECIRAGCIWCKCCCH